In the Hordeum vulgare subsp. vulgare chromosome 7H, MorexV3_pseudomolecules_assembly, whole genome shotgun sequence genome, one interval contains:
- the LOC123407141 gene encoding mitogen-activated protein kinase 11 — protein MQNIDLRKKSAAEIDFFTEYGDTNRYKVLEVIGKGSYGLVCSANDTQTGEKVAIKKIHNIFEHISDAARILREIKLLRLLRHPDVVEIKHILLPPSKKDFKDIYVVFELMESDLHQVIKANDDLTREHYQFFLYQMLRALKYMHTANVYHRDLKPKNVLANANCKLKICDFGLARVAFNDAPTTVFWTDYVATRWYRAPELCGSFYSKYTPAIDIWSIGCIFAEVLIGKPLFPGKNVVHQLDLITDVLGTPSLDAISQVRNDKARKYLTYMRKKQPASFSQKFPKADPLALRLLRRLLAFDPKDRPSAEEALADPYFNGLAKVEREPSCQPIPKIEFEFEGRRVTKEDIKELIFEEILEYHPQLLKEHISGTDRPNFVHLSAVDQFKKRFAELEENGSENGSAVSSQRKHSSLPRQSFNPR, from the exons ATGCAGAACATCGATTTGCGCAAGAAG AGTGCAGCAGAAATTGATTTCTTTACTGAATATGGCGATACTAATCGATACAAAGTTCTGGAGGTCATAGGCAAAGGTAGTTATGGACTTGTATGTTCTGCAAATGATACACAAACAGGAGAGAAGGTTGCAATAAAGAAGATACACAACATTTTTGAGCATATATCGGATGCTGCACGCATACTCCGTgaaatcaagcttcttagacttcTTAGGCACCCTGATGTAGTGGAAATAAAGCATATCTTGCTCCCTCCATCCAAAAAGGATTTCAAAGACATATATGTTGTCTTCGAACTTATGGAGTcagatcttcatcaagtaataaagGCTAATGATGATTTGACGAGGGAGCATTATCAATTTTTCTTGTATCAGATGCTCCGAGCTTTGAAATATATGCACACAG CAAATGTCTATCACCGAGATTTGAAGCCCAAGAATGTGCTTGCTAATGCAAATTGCAAACTCAAAATATGTGACTTTGGCTTGGCGAGAGTTGCATTCAATGATGCACCTACAACAGTCTTCTGGACA GATTATGTCGCAACGAGATGGTATAGAGCACCTGAACTTTGTGGGTCATTCTATTCTAAG TATACACCAGCTATTGATATATGGAGTATAGGGTGCATTTTTGCCGAGGTGTTGATTGGAAAGCCTCTATTTCCTGGTAAAAATGTTGTTCACCAGCTGGATTTGATAACGGATGTTCTGGGGACACCTTCGTTAGATGCTATTTCTCAG GTGCGGAATGACAAGGCAAGAAAATATCTGACATACATGCGGAAGAAACAGCCTGCTTCGTTTTCGCAGAAATTCCCAAAGGCTGATCCATTAGCGTTACGATTGCTTAGGAGGCTTCTAGCTTTTGATCCGAAGGATCGTCCCTCTGCTGAAGAG GCATTGGCAGATCCATATTTTAATGGACTAGCAAAGGTAGAGCGAGAACCATCTTGTCAACCGATACCAAAAATTGAATTCGAATTTGAGGGCCGTAGAGTAACAAAGGAGGACATCAAGGAACTGATCTTTGAAGAAATTTTGGAGTATCATCCTCAATTACTGAAGGAGCATATCAGTGGAACAGACAGGCCAAACTTTGTTCATTTAAG TGCTGTTGACCAATTTAAGAAACGCTTTGCTGAACTCGAGGAAAATGGCAGTGAAAATGGATCAGCTGTTTCGTCACAGAGGAAACATTCTTCTTTGCCAAG gcAATCCTTTAACCCTCGTTAG
- the LOC123410004 gene encoding copper transport protein ATX1, which produces MSQTVELRVGMSCEGCVGAVKRVLGKMEGVESFDVDIKEQKVTVKGNVTPDAVLQTVSKTGKKTSFWEAEPSAASAVSS; this is translated from the exons ATGTCTCAG ACTGTTGAACTCAGGGTTGGCATGTCATGCGAGGGATGCGTTGGAGCTGTTAAGCGGGTTCTTGGCAAAATGGAAG GTGTCGAGTCCTTCGATGTAGACATCAAGGAGCAGAAGGTCACTGTGAAGGGTAATGTGACGCCGGATGCTGTTCTGCAGACTGTTTCGAAGACAGGCAAGAAGACCTCCTTCTGGGAGGCTGAACCCTCAGCGGCATCTGCTGTTTCGTCCTAA